In Methanobacterium sp., one genomic interval encodes:
- a CDS encoding preprotein translocase subunit Sec61beta, translating into MAKKEKKYLPPSGAGLVRYFEEETKGPKLSPEQVIIMTAILAVFCIALRFSYS; encoded by the coding sequence TTGGCAAAGAAAGAAAAAAAATACCTTCCACCAAGTGGGGCGGGCCTGGTAAGATACTTTGAAGAGGAAACCAAAGGCCCCAAGCTCAGTCCAGAACAGGTTATAATCATGACTGCTATTTTGGCTGTTTTTTGCATAGCTTTAAGGTTTTCATACTCCTAA
- the nrdD gene encoding anaerobic ribonucleoside-triphosphate reductase codes for MKDARIIAAIPTKAENCVLKNNGIFEKFSHEKILKSCLMAGAPLWAAEKIASQAAGASYDGVTTKEIKMWVYDSLKRVEPAVADKYLRSNQLRVRTARDTIESFDKSKIEKTLIVETGASPEIADKIATSVWKEVRKLDVEYLTAPMLREMVNTKLVENGLETLRRRYTRLGIPVYNITNLIENGSRDNANMIHNPETVHKYVADEALKQYALLHILPNELADAHLGGDIHIHDLEFFAGRPVNCLQHDLRFFIKNGLKVDGTGDHTSVAGPPNHIETLMNHSGEIMLAAQQNMSGGQSMSLWNVFVAPFAHGLPYEKVKQAVQMFIYNLNMAYAARGSQVPFTSINLEFTVPDFLKEEPAYGPKGRLVGTYGDFEDETRMLQRAFTEVLLEGDSDGKPHLFPNTIYALRKEVLKDEFTEDLELVHELSSKYGTAYFTNMLPSYRGQMANYMGCRTSLSDNWTGDWDKDCFRTGNLAYITLNLPRIAYQSKDEDEIFEYLDSYLRLSEEVLMLRRKQAVACLDDYNLLPFLTQELNDERYYRVENSTMSFGFVGLNEMLQSFCGSGIDDPDSLKLGLKVIDYMNGRAQELKKDTGLRWTILQTPAESTAYRFATLDREKFGNNAITQGDSEAYYYTNSSHLPVDTSLNLAEKIRIEEQFHSRTLGGHIFHAFMGESHSDPEALMSLTNKIARKSDIGFWAYSSALSFCIKCKTLMKGLQDNCASCGEQKEVEWYDRITGYVQQVGRSKSASGGWNPGKMKELMDRRRY; via the coding sequence ATGAAGGACGCCCGTATTATTGCTGCCATACCAACTAAGGCGGAAAATTGTGTTTTGAAGAATAATGGGATATTTGAGAAGTTCAGTCATGAGAAGATATTGAAATCCTGTCTTATGGCAGGTGCTCCCCTTTGGGCGGCGGAAAAAATAGCATCTCAGGCTGCGGGAGCTTCTTATGATGGAGTCACCACCAAAGAGATCAAGATGTGGGTTTATGACTCTCTGAAGCGGGTTGAACCTGCGGTGGCTGACAAGTACCTCAGAAGTAACCAGTTACGGGTTCGAACAGCACGGGACACCATTGAATCCTTCGACAAATCCAAAATAGAGAAAACCCTGATTGTAGAAACAGGTGCCAGCCCAGAAATCGCGGATAAAATTGCTACCAGTGTTTGGAAAGAGGTTAGGAAACTGGACGTGGAATATCTAACAGCTCCCATGCTCAGGGAGATGGTAAACACCAAACTGGTTGAAAATGGACTGGAAACCCTTAGGCGAAGGTACACCAGGCTGGGAATACCGGTCTACAACATCACCAACCTCATTGAAAACGGCAGCCGGGACAATGCCAACATGATACACAACCCAGAAACAGTGCACAAATATGTGGCTGATGAGGCCCTTAAACAATACGCACTCCTGCACATACTCCCCAATGAACTGGCCGACGCCCATCTGGGTGGGGATATACACATACATGATCTGGAATTCTTTGCTGGTAGACCAGTAAACTGCCTGCAACATGATTTAAGGTTTTTCATAAAAAACGGGCTTAAAGTGGATGGTACTGGAGATCATACTTCAGTAGCAGGGCCACCTAACCACATTGAAACCCTGATGAACCATTCTGGAGAGATCATGCTGGCAGCCCAGCAGAATATGAGTGGTGGACAATCCATGAGTCTCTGGAACGTATTTGTTGCCCCATTTGCCCATGGACTTCCCTACGAGAAGGTTAAACAGGCAGTGCAAATGTTCATCTACAATTTGAACATGGCCTACGCTGCTCGGGGAAGCCAGGTACCATTCACATCCATTAACCTAGAATTCACCGTACCGGACTTTTTAAAAGAAGAACCAGCTTATGGGCCTAAAGGTCGCCTGGTGGGAACCTACGGTGATTTTGAAGATGAAACCCGCATGTTACAACGGGCATTCACCGAAGTTCTCCTGGAAGGAGATTCGGATGGTAAGCCACATCTATTCCCAAACACCATCTACGCCCTCCGGAAAGAAGTCTTAAAGGATGAATTTACCGAGGACTTGGAATTAGTTCATGAATTATCCTCCAAATATGGAACTGCCTACTTCACCAACATGCTACCCAGCTACCGGGGGCAGATGGCCAACTACATGGGATGCCGAACATCCCTATCAGATAACTGGACCGGAGACTGGGATAAAGACTGTTTCCGAACAGGGAACCTGGCCTACATAACATTGAACCTGCCCAGAATAGCATACCAATCCAAGGATGAAGATGAAATCTTCGAATACCTGGATTCCTATTTGCGTCTGTCTGAAGAGGTTCTGATGTTACGTCGAAAGCAGGCAGTGGCCTGCCTGGATGACTACAACCTGTTACCCTTTTTAACCCAAGAATTAAATGATGAACGCTACTACCGAGTGGAAAACTCCACCATGTCCTTTGGATTCGTGGGATTAAATGAAATGCTACAATCATTCTGTGGAAGTGGAATTGATGATCCCGATTCACTTAAACTAGGTCTTAAAGTTATTGACTATATGAATGGACGGGCTCAGGAGCTTAAAAAAGACACAGGGTTGCGTTGGACCATCCTTCAAACACCTGCCGAGTCCACTGCCTACCGATTCGCAACGCTCGATCGGGAGAAATTCGGTAATAATGCCATAACTCAGGGGGATTCTGAGGCATATTATTACACCAACTCTTCCCATTTACCAGTGGACACCAGTCTGAACCTGGCTGAGAAGATCCGTATCGAGGAACAATTCCACAGCCGTACTCTGGGTGGACATATTTTCCATGCATTTATGGGTGAATCACACAGTGACCCTGAAGCACTCATGAGCCTCACTAACAAGATAGCCAGGAAATCTGATATTGGTTTCTGGGCCTACAGTAGCGCTCTGAGTTTCTGCATAAAATGCAAAACCCTGATGAAAGGATTACAGGATAACTGCGCCTCCTGCGGAGAACAGAAAGAAGTAGAATGGTATGACCGTATAACTGGATACGTCCAGCAAGTAGGTCGTTCTAAATCCGCCAGCGGAGGATGGAATCCGGGTAAAATGAAAGAATTGATGGATAGGAGAAGATATTAA
- a CDS encoding CBS domain-containing protein → MLTTVQKEILQVLIDLYSKSNYRPIKGENIAAIMNRNPGTIRNQMQSLRSMGIVKGVPGPRGGYKPTIEAYHALNLSAADEEETVPLFKKDKLVENITVTRIEFTSLPQPGECEATIKVMGDIKQLDLGDKIRVGPSPVNKLVVNGIIVGRDDMDGVLLLDVRDIRSIPHKSVMEIASQDLITLEPHMDIKEAAWILSNNGIDGAPVIENDCVIGILTLIDITKAIANEEKDLKITNLMSKYIITVKQDVMISEAIQIMNKNKIGRLIITDEQDKPIGILTKTDILNQIAGLKYLTG, encoded by the coding sequence TTGCTCACAACCGTCCAAAAAGAAATATTGCAGGTTTTAATTGATCTGTATAGTAAATCAAATTACAGGCCCATTAAAGGAGAAAATATTGCAGCGATTATGAACCGGAATCCCGGAACCATAAGAAATCAAATGCAATCCTTAAGAAGTATGGGGATCGTGAAGGGTGTTCCGGGCCCCAGAGGAGGGTATAAACCAACAATAGAAGCATACCATGCTTTAAATCTCAGTGCTGCAGATGAAGAAGAAACCGTGCCTTTGTTTAAAAAAGATAAACTGGTAGAAAATATAACTGTTACCAGAATAGAATTCACCAGCCTACCCCAACCTGGAGAGTGTGAAGCAACCATAAAGGTCATGGGAGATATCAAACAACTTGATCTGGGGGATAAAATAAGAGTTGGCCCCAGTCCTGTGAATAAACTTGTGGTGAATGGGATAATTGTAGGAAGGGATGATATGGATGGTGTATTACTCCTGGATGTTAGGGATATACGAAGCATACCCCATAAATCAGTGATGGAAATAGCTAGCCAGGATCTCATTACTCTGGAACCTCACATGGATATAAAGGAAGCAGCATGGATCCTATCTAATAATGGAATCGACGGTGCCCCGGTAATTGAAAATGATTGTGTTATAGGAATATTAACCCTTATTGACATTACTAAGGCTATTGCCAATGAAGAAAAGGATCTTAAAATAACCAACTTGATGTCCAAATACATAATTACCGTTAAACAGGATGTTATGATATCAGAAGCCATTCAGATTATGAATAAAAATAAAATTGGACGTCTTATTATCACCGATGAGCAGGACAAACCCATTGGAATTTTAACCAAAACCGATATTTTAAACCAGATAGCTGGTTTAAAATATTTAACTGGTTAA
- a CDS encoding inorganic diphosphatase, with amino-acid sequence MNLWKDIKPGPNAPEVVYAVIEIPKGSRNKYEYDKDKESFILDRVLSSPFFYPGEYGIIPQTLYDDGDPMDILVIMEQPTFPGCVIESRPIGLLKMIDGGEQDDKILAVPVDDPRSNHIKNIDDLPESLLNEIVHFFQEYKRLEGKSTEVLGWEDYKEALKVVEHSIMLYNE; translated from the coding sequence ATGAATTTGTGGAAAGATATTAAGCCAGGACCAAATGCACCGGAAGTGGTGTACGCAGTGATTGAAATACCAAAGGGCTCACGGAATAAATATGAATATGACAAGGATAAAGAGTCTTTTATCCTAGACAGAGTTCTGTCATCACCATTCTTTTATCCTGGAGAATACGGTATAATCCCCCAAACTCTCTACGATGATGGAGATCCCATGGACATACTGGTAATTATGGAACAACCAACATTTCCGGGATGTGTAATCGAAAGCCGGCCAATTGGTCTCTTAAAGATGATAGATGGTGGGGAACAGGATGACAAGATCCTGGCAGTTCCAGTGGATGACCCCAGATCCAATCACATAAAAAACATCGACGACCTTCCAGAATCACTCCTTAACGAGATTGTTCACTTCTTCCAGGAATACAAACGACTTGAAGGAAAATCCACGGAAGTATTGGGTTGGGAAGATTACAAAGAAGCATTGAAGGTAGTAGAACATTCAATTATGCTCTATAATGAATAA
- a CDS encoding formate--phosphoribosylaminoimidazolecarboxamide ligase — protein sequence MSKINRQEILDVLDGYDKEDITIATLGSHSSLHMFQGAKAEGFRTAVVCEKGREIPYKRFNVADEFIMVDKFSDIVNDDVQQELRDMNSIVFPHGSFVAYAGLDNIETIFNVPMFGNRDILRWEAERDLERKLMVESGIRIPKKITNPGKIDGTVMVKFPGARGGRGYFVANSTEEFDQKIEAMMARKWIEEEDIKEAHIEEYVLGCNYCIHYFFSGLKNEVELLGIDSRYESTIDGLVRVPARDQLDIGANASYVVTGNHPVVLRESLLPQAFDIGDKITEGAKELVPPGFNGPFCMQTLVNDDLEIVVFEMSARSDGGTNTFMNGSAYSYLYYGEPLSMGRRMALEIKNGISENRLEEIIT from the coding sequence ATGAGTAAAATAAACCGGCAGGAAATTCTGGATGTTTTAGATGGGTATGATAAGGAAGACATAACTATTGCGACTTTAGGAAGTCATTCATCCCTGCATATGTTTCAGGGAGCGAAAGCAGAGGGGTTCAGGACGGCAGTAGTTTGTGAAAAAGGACGGGAGATACCTTACAAAAGATTTAACGTTGCTGATGAATTCATAATGGTTGATAAATTTAGTGACATAGTTAATGATGATGTCCAGCAGGAATTAAGAGATATGAACAGTATAGTGTTCCCACACGGATCTTTTGTGGCCTATGCTGGACTGGATAATATTGAAACTATTTTTAACGTCCCCATGTTTGGAAATAGGGACATTTTACGATGGGAAGCAGAAAGAGACCTCGAAAGAAAGTTGATGGTTGAATCCGGAATCAGGATTCCGAAAAAGATAACAAATCCTGGGAAAATTGACGGCACAGTTATGGTAAAGTTCCCTGGAGCCCGGGGAGGAAGAGGATACTTCGTTGCCAACTCAACTGAAGAATTCGACCAGAAGATCGAGGCAATGATGGCGAGAAAATGGATCGAAGAAGAAGATATAAAAGAGGCTCACATTGAAGAATACGTATTGGGATGTAACTACTGTATTCATTACTTCTTCTCAGGATTAAAGAACGAAGTAGAACTTTTAGGAATTGATAGCAGATATGAATCCACTATTGACGGTTTAGTCCGAGTACCTGCGAGAGACCAGCTAGACATCGGGGCAAATGCATCATATGTTGTAACAGGTAATCACCCTGTAGTTTTAAGAGAATCACTACTTCCACAGGCATTTGACATAGGAGACAAAATCACAGAGGGTGCTAAAGAACTGGTACCACCAGGATTTAATGGTCCGTTCTGTATGCAGACTCTAGTTAACGATGACTTGGAAATAGTAGTATTTGAAATGAGTGCACGGTCAGACGGTGGAACAAACACATTCATGAACGGATCCGCATACAGCTACCTCTATTATGGAGAACCATTGAGCATGGGCCGTAGAATGGCACTCGAAATAAAAAATGGAATTAGCGAAAATCGCTTAGAAGAGATCATAACCTGA
- the polC gene encoding DNA polymerase II large subunit, translating to MGYFETLEEGTAQAYEVAKQARKKGHDIETEPEIPLAKNLAERVEGLVGPPGVAAHIKELEEEGMSREEVAFQVAKEIVTSDEVMKADPGNKDQYKIKEEAADQAVRTALSILTEGVVAAPLEGIDRVAIKRNFDQSWYLAVYFTGPIRSAGGTASALAVLISDYIRLNMALDVYKPTDGEIERYVEEAELYESEVTNLQYSPSPDEVRAAAQHIPVEVTGEPTDQVEVSHRDLERVETNHLRGGALLALVEGVIQKAPKVLKYAKMLKIEGWDWLGDLSKTKKSDEDDETDEDAKDGAPKVDDKYMRDIIGGRPVLAYPQTKGGFRLRYGRSRNTGLAAMGVHPATMEILEFLAVGTQMKIERPGKGNCVVPCDSIDGPIVKLRNGDVVKVDSVEEARKIRVDVVEIIYLGDMLVAFGEFLRNNHQLLPAGWCEEWWIQLLEKSASYDDGQEEELNQFLQEDKISARAAFDLSKQYQIPLHPEYTYFYHDVTRRDLNTLRTWLYDAAEDINIENDLTLEMGPEKRILESVGVHHRVRDDKIILPGDDAYALLRTLAEPLDNENDISTLEALNKVSPVEIMAKAPTYLGGRVGRPEKTKERMMKPAPHALFPIGTNGGSRRNIVEAAKKGSITVDIARCKCTNPECGVGSMQAICPVCGARTVPTSSGKKRINVANLLRKAYKNSGVRKLDEIKGVQGMISEDKFPEPLEKGILRAKNGVYTFKDATIRHDSTDLPLTHFIPHEIGVSSQKLRELGYTHDIRGNALENDNQVVELRIQDLVISEACGEYLMRVSHFIDDLLKNFYEMEPFYRVKVKEDLVGHLAVGLAPHTSAGVLGRIIGFTKAAACYAHPYFHSAKRRNCDSDEDSVMLLMDALLNFSKVYLPSSRGGRMDAPLVLSSRIDPEEIDDESHNLDTMETLPLELYQKTMENAKPADVVDMVDNVKKRLGKDEQYHGLIYSHETSSIHQGPKICLYKILPTMKDKVDGQIRLAEKIRAVDQKGVVEGVLNSHFLPDIAGNSRAFARQKVRCTKCNKKYRRIPLTGECTCGGNLILSISKGSVTKYLEISKELASRYPIDPYLVQRIELLESGINSLFESDRSKQSSLDVFL from the coding sequence ATGGGATATTTTGAAACATTGGAAGAGGGCACTGCACAGGCCTATGAAGTTGCCAAACAAGCAAGGAAGAAGGGTCATGATATTGAAACCGAACCAGAAATACCTCTGGCTAAAAACCTAGCCGAGCGTGTGGAGGGGCTGGTGGGCCCACCAGGAGTAGCAGCACATATAAAGGAACTGGAAGAGGAAGGAATGTCCCGTGAAGAAGTTGCCTTCCAGGTAGCCAAGGAGATAGTCACTTCTGATGAGGTGATGAAGGCCGATCCAGGGAACAAAGACCAGTACAAAATAAAAGAAGAGGCCGCGGACCAGGCAGTGCGAACAGCTTTATCAATTCTTACTGAGGGGGTGGTGGCTGCACCACTGGAAGGAATAGACCGGGTGGCTATCAAAAGGAACTTCGACCAGAGTTGGTACCTAGCCGTGTACTTCACAGGACCTATACGAAGTGCAGGGGGGACTGCATCAGCACTTGCAGTATTAATTTCAGACTATATTAGACTTAATATGGCTTTAGATGTTTATAAACCTACAGATGGGGAAATAGAGCGTTATGTTGAGGAAGCAGAGCTTTACGAGTCAGAGGTAACCAACCTGCAGTACTCCCCCTCTCCAGATGAAGTCCGTGCCGCAGCACAACACATACCTGTAGAAGTCACTGGTGAACCCACTGATCAGGTGGAAGTATCCCACAGGGACTTAGAACGTGTGGAAACCAACCACCTCCGTGGAGGTGCTTTACTGGCCCTGGTGGAGGGTGTTATTCAAAAAGCACCCAAGGTACTGAAGTACGCTAAAATGCTCAAAATAGAAGGCTGGGACTGGCTGGGTGACCTTTCAAAGACCAAAAAATCAGACGAAGATGATGAAACTGATGAAGATGCCAAGGACGGGGCACCTAAAGTAGATGACAAGTATATGCGGGATATCATTGGGGGTAGGCCGGTTTTAGCATATCCTCAAACTAAAGGGGGCTTTCGTCTAAGATATGGTCGATCCAGAAACACCGGACTGGCTGCCATGGGGGTTCACCCTGCTACCATGGAGATCCTGGAATTTCTAGCTGTCGGGACCCAGATGAAGATAGAAAGACCGGGTAAGGGGAACTGTGTAGTTCCCTGCGACAGTATTGACGGGCCAATTGTGAAACTCAGAAATGGGGATGTGGTAAAAGTAGATTCAGTGGAGGAAGCTCGTAAAATCAGGGTAGATGTAGTGGAAATAATTTATCTTGGGGACATGTTAGTGGCCTTTGGAGAGTTCCTCCGAAACAACCATCAACTGCTCCCTGCTGGTTGGTGTGAAGAATGGTGGATACAGCTTTTAGAAAAATCAGCCAGCTATGATGATGGACAGGAAGAAGAGTTGAATCAGTTCCTTCAGGAGGATAAAATCAGTGCCAGGGCAGCTTTCGACCTTTCAAAACAGTACCAAATCCCACTTCACCCGGAATACACCTATTTCTATCATGATGTAACCCGGAGGGATCTCAACACCCTCAGAACATGGTTATACGACGCTGCTGAAGATATTAACATCGAAAATGATTTAACACTGGAAATGGGTCCTGAGAAAAGGATATTGGAGTCGGTGGGAGTCCATCACCGTGTTAGGGATGATAAAATTATCTTACCGGGGGATGATGCCTATGCTCTTTTGCGTACTCTGGCTGAACCCCTTGACAATGAAAATGATATATCAACTTTAGAAGCCTTAAATAAGGTTTCACCAGTTGAAATTATGGCTAAGGCGCCTACTTACCTTGGTGGGAGGGTGGGAAGGCCTGAGAAGACCAAGGAAAGAATGATGAAACCTGCACCACACGCTCTGTTCCCTATTGGGACTAATGGTGGGAGCAGGAGGAACATTGTGGAAGCAGCTAAAAAAGGAAGTATCACAGTTGACATAGCCAGATGCAAATGTACCAACCCTGAATGTGGCGTAGGATCCATGCAGGCTATCTGCCCAGTTTGCGGAGCCCGAACAGTCCCCACTAGCTCAGGAAAAAAACGAATCAACGTGGCTAACCTTCTCCGAAAGGCATATAAAAATTCAGGCGTACGGAAACTGGATGAGATAAAGGGAGTGCAGGGAATGATATCTGAAGATAAATTCCCAGAACCTCTGGAGAAGGGAATACTCCGGGCTAAAAATGGTGTTTACACATTTAAAGATGCTACTATCCGTCATGATTCAACAGACCTTCCACTCACTCATTTCATACCTCATGAGATAGGTGTAAGCTCCCAGAAACTTCGTGAATTGGGATACACTCATGACATCAGGGGAAATGCGCTTGAGAATGATAATCAGGTGGTTGAACTCCGCATACAGGATCTGGTAATATCAGAAGCCTGTGGAGAGTACCTGATGAGGGTTTCACACTTTATCGATGATCTTCTGAAAAATTTCTATGAGATGGAACCATTCTACCGGGTTAAGGTCAAAGAAGACTTGGTGGGGCACCTGGCAGTGGGACTGGCACCTCACACCTCAGCTGGGGTTCTAGGGCGGATAATAGGATTCACCAAAGCCGCAGCATGCTATGCTCATCCCTACTTCCACTCAGCCAAACGCCGAAACTGTGACAGTGATGAAGACTCAGTGATGCTTCTAATGGATGCATTACTCAACTTTTCCAAGGTTTACCTTCCCAGCAGCCGTGGAGGGCGTATGGATGCTCCACTGGTTCTCTCATCCCGTATAGATCCTGAGGAAATAGATGATGAATCCCATAACCTGGACACCATGGAAACACTGCCTCTGGAACTCTACCAGAAAACCATGGAGAATGCCAAACCCGCTGACGTGGTGGACATGGTGGATAATGTCAAGAAGAGGTTGGGCAAGGATGAGCAGTACCATGGATTGATCTATTCTCATGAAACTTCCAGCATCCATCAGGGGCCTAAAATATGCCTCTATAAAATACTACCCACCATGAAGGATAAAGTGGATGGACAGATCCGCCTGGCAGAGAAGATACGTGCCGTGGATCAAAAGGGAGTGGTGGAAGGAGTCCTGAACTCCCATTTCTTACCCGATATCGCAGGGAATTCAAGAGCCTTTGCCCGGCAGAAGGTGCGATGCACCAAATGTAACAAGAAATATAGGCGCATACCTCTCACAGGGGAATGTACCTGTGGTGGAAACCTAATACTGAGCATATCCAAAGGTTCTGTCACTAAATACCTGGAAATATCCAAGGAACTGGCTAGTCGTTACCCTATAGATCCTTACCTGGTGCAAAGGATTGAACTTTTAGAATCGGGTATCAACTCCCTCTTTGAAAGTGACCGGTCCAAGCAGAGTTCACTGGATGTATTCCTGTGA
- a CDS encoding prenyltransferase/squalene oxidase repeat-containing protein, with product MLDEEPHNKENTIKWIENLQGGRQYGTRGIFYRVNILDSFKRSPTFPQKYVNRFLGRYRTSNLEIIYLMTNVMRIVGIELPEYINERVLHFQNEDGGFGKYRSDIMSTYYALETLNLINPDSINSRDKIIDFTQSCQTDEGIFAYTPLSYPPYIESIYAGIRIYEILNYPLVCWLNRDEVINFVLKLQNADGGFRRSYFIGISELEYVYRALHVLKSLNYPDFGL from the coding sequence ATGTTGGATGAAGAACCCCACAATAAGGAAAACACAATTAAGTGGATTGAAAACTTACAAGGAGGAAGGCAATACGGTACCCGGGGAATTTTTTACAGGGTAAACATTCTGGATTCTTTTAAAAGAAGTCCAACTTTTCCTCAAAAATATGTTAATAGATTTTTAGGGCGATACAGGACTTCTAATCTTGAAATAATTTATTTGATGACTAATGTCATGAGAATAGTTGGGATTGAGTTGCCAGAATATATTAATGAACGTGTTTTGCACTTCCAAAATGAGGATGGGGGATTTGGGAAATATAGGTCTGATATAATGTCAACCTATTATGCTCTAGAAACATTGAACCTTATTAACCCTGATTCCATAAACTCCCGGGATAAAATAATAGATTTCACCCAGAGTTGCCAGACTGATGAAGGAATTTTTGCTTACACTCCTCTAAGTTACCCTCCCTACATTGAAAGTATATATGCGGGGATTAGAATCTATGAAATCCTTAATTATCCTTTGGTTTGCTGGTTAAACCGGGATGAAGTCATTAATTTTGTATTAAAACTTCAAAATGCAGATGGAGGATTTAGAAGATCTTACTTTATCGGAATATCAGAGCTCGAATATGTTTATCGAGCTTTGCACGTTCTAAAAAGCTTAAATTATCCTGACTTTGGGCTGTAA
- a CDS encoding carbonic anhydrase — MMLDEVLKANEEFVKDFEPKKMSHMPQKKLAIVTCMDTRLTGFLEPAIGIGRGDAKIIKNAGNAAVDRDVIRSVAAAIHALGVEEVMVIGHYDCGMANVDPEKLEANMKARGVDEKALSEVNLKDWIGAIDGEEDNVMVVVEKIKESPFIPDDVPIHGLIIDLYDGKLKVLVEG, encoded by the coding sequence ATGATGCTTGATGAAGTATTAAAAGCTAATGAAGAGTTTGTTAAAGATTTCGAACCCAAAAAAATGAGTCACATGCCCCAAAAGAAATTGGCCATTGTAACTTGTATGGACACCCGACTTACCGGGTTTTTAGAACCTGCCATTGGAATTGGAAGGGGAGACGCCAAAATAATCAAAAATGCAGGTAATGCTGCAGTTGATAGGGATGTTATCCGATCTGTGGCCGCAGCCATCCACGCTCTGGGTGTGGAAGAAGTAATGGTAATCGGTCATTACGATTGTGGGATGGCCAACGTTGACCCGGAAAAACTGGAAGCCAACATGAAAGCCAGGGGTGTGGATGAAAAAGCACTTTCTGAGGTAAATCTTAAGGATTGGATAGGGGCAATTGATGGTGAAGAAGATAATGTGATGGTAGTGGTGGAAAAAATAAAGGAATCACCATTTATTCCAGATGATGTGCCAATCCATGGTCTTATAATTGACCTCTATGATGGTAAATTGAAAGTTTTAGTTGAAGGGTAA